The proteins below are encoded in one region of Fimbriimonadaceae bacterium:
- a CDS encoding VWA domain-containing protein, giving the protein MALREEVVMRFTDPWYALLLLPVLAGLWASWGSVHGMAKGRKRFAFAVRAVLAALLVLALAGPQSRRPNQGMATVFVVDRSDSVQDAERDRADAFVREAMQKLGPDDMAGVVAFGATPLLDSAPGGRRDFPGVQSKVDGSASDIAAAIRLASASFPEGKARRIVMLTDGNETRGDLMQAAEVAASEGVPLDFFALGIKAEQREASVVELSTPSERRAAEPFEARVVVESTVQQRATLVIDRDGAVVSRQPVLLDKGKTSIVLDQRLEDPGFYRYRATLEPEFDSDRRNNIGASFTTVRGKPRVLVLQGSTNHQDLAQALSRQGLDVDLRGGDGVPVRAEDLQPYDAVFLNDLDAKFMGARQMQILRAAARDTGIGLAMVGGEGSFLPGGWYGTPVADALPVDLNVRQRKSFPSTTVLVIADASGSMAMPEDGVQKIQLAAKAAEETVKLLSAMDRVGVAGSADGIELVAPIQPLKDKPGVISQIRKLRPGGGGIYAEPSMQFAQKQLLKEDTKVRHFILLADGADVDTYGNSLAIVRDMFLQKVTTSVVSIGDGKDVPFLKQLAAAGGGRFYLTNKASKLPAIFTQDVAVMSRSAIEEITFVPEMRSGEEALRGFAPSELPALFAYCLADVKPLARASLLSPKKDPVFVTWQYGLARTLAFTSDAQSRWAARWVQWPGFGRFWGQAARSIARRSTQNDYQFAVAQDGGKGRISLKATDRLGNPLPASQAEVTVSSPTGESQSVSLNQEAPGVFSGNFKADELGSYIVSVAESAGGGAKRIATSGFSIPYPPEYRQAAANSALLTAASALTGGEALARPVDALRPVPNPGETLTDLWPWFLLASLLLLPFDVGVRRVALPLKAILAGALARLHPNRAPQTAPETMARLRQAKSRVTPAEAGPTAGQKPPAPAPRVEPRAGTPHAPQDSPPGSTAGRLLDAKRQKRAGRNP; this is encoded by the coding sequence GTGGCTCTTCGCGAGGAAGTCGTGATGCGGTTCACCGATCCCTGGTACGCGCTCTTACTCCTCCCGGTCCTCGCAGGGCTCTGGGCGAGTTGGGGGTCGGTGCACGGCATGGCCAAGGGCCGGAAGCGGTTCGCCTTCGCGGTGCGCGCGGTGCTGGCGGCGCTGCTCGTCTTGGCCCTGGCAGGCCCGCAGAGTCGGCGTCCGAACCAGGGTATGGCCACCGTCTTCGTGGTCGACCGGAGCGACAGCGTCCAGGACGCGGAGCGCGACCGGGCGGACGCTTTCGTGCGGGAGGCGATGCAGAAGCTCGGCCCCGACGACATGGCCGGGGTGGTCGCTTTCGGGGCCACGCCCCTGCTCGATTCCGCCCCCGGCGGCAGGCGCGACTTTCCCGGGGTCCAGTCGAAGGTCGACGGTTCGGCGAGCGACATTGCGGCGGCGATCCGTCTGGCCTCGGCCAGCTTCCCAGAGGGCAAGGCGCGTCGTATCGTGATGCTCACGGACGGGAACGAGACCCGGGGCGACCTCATGCAGGCGGCGGAGGTGGCTGCGAGCGAGGGGGTTCCCCTCGACTTCTTTGCCCTCGGGATCAAGGCCGAACAGCGCGAGGCGAGCGTGGTCGAGCTTTCAACCCCGAGCGAACGCCGCGCGGCCGAGCCCTTCGAGGCACGGGTGGTGGTGGAGTCTACGGTCCAGCAACGGGCGACGCTCGTGATCGACCGGGACGGCGCCGTGGTCTCGAGACAGCCCGTCCTGCTGGACAAAGGCAAGACCTCCATTGTCTTGGACCAGCGGCTGGAGGACCCGGGCTTCTATCGGTACCGGGCCACGCTGGAGCCCGAGTTCGATTCCGACCGGCGCAACAACATCGGCGCGTCCTTCACGACGGTCCGGGGCAAGCCCAGGGTGTTGGTGCTGCAAGGCAGCACGAACCACCAAGACCTGGCCCAGGCGCTCTCGCGCCAAGGCCTGGACGTGGACCTTCGCGGGGGTGACGGCGTTCCCGTGCGGGCCGAAGACCTTCAGCCGTACGACGCCGTCTTTCTGAACGACCTCGACGCGAAGTTCATGGGAGCTCGGCAGATGCAGATCCTGCGGGCGGCTGCGCGCGACACGGGCATCGGGCTGGCCATGGTCGGGGGCGAAGGCTCGTTCTTGCCGGGGGGCTGGTATGGGACGCCGGTCGCCGACGCCTTGCCGGTGGACCTCAATGTGCGCCAACGGAAGTCCTTCCCCTCGACCACGGTGTTAGTGATCGCAGACGCTTCTGGCTCAATGGCCATGCCGGAGGACGGCGTACAGAAGATCCAGCTCGCTGCCAAGGCGGCCGAGGAGACGGTCAAGCTGCTATCCGCGATGGACCGGGTCGGGGTCGCGGGCTCGGCGGACGGCATCGAGTTGGTCGCCCCGATCCAACCCCTGAAGGACAAACCCGGCGTCATCAGCCAGATCAGGAAGCTACGTCCGGGGGGAGGCGGGATCTACGCCGAGCCTTCGATGCAGTTCGCCCAAAAGCAGTTGCTCAAGGAAGACACCAAGGTGCGGCACTTCATCTTGCTGGCCGACGGCGCGGACGTCGACACTTACGGCAATTCGCTGGCGATCGTCCGGGACATGTTCTTGCAGAAAGTGACCACGAGCGTCGTCTCGATCGGCGACGGCAAGGACGTGCCTTTCCTGAAGCAGTTGGCGGCGGCGGGCGGGGGCCGCTTCTATCTCACGAACAAGGCGTCGAAGCTGCCCGCGATCTTCACCCAGGACGTCGCGGTCATGAGCCGGTCGGCGATCGAAGAGATCACGTTCGTGCCTGAGATGCGCTCCGGCGAGGAGGCCCTGCGGGGCTTCGCCCCTTCCGAGCTTCCCGCCCTTTTCGCCTATTGCCTCGCGGACGTCAAGCCTCTGGCCAGGGCCAGCCTCCTCTCCCCGAAGAAAGACCCGGTCTTCGTCACCTGGCAATACGGCCTGGCGCGGACCTTGGCCTTCACCAGCGACGCCCAGTCTCGGTGGGCCGCGCGGTGGGTGCAATGGCCGGGTTTTGGGCGGTTCTGGGGCCAGGCCGCGCGCTCGATCGCCCGCCGCTCGACCCAAAACGACTATCAGTTCGCGGTGGCGCAGGACGGTGGCAAGGGCCGGATCAGCCTCAAGGCGACCGACCGACTGGGCAATCCGCTGCCCGCCTCCCAGGCCGAAGTGACGGTCAGCTCCCCCACGGGGGAGTCGCAGTCCGTCTCGCTGAACCAGGAGGCGCCGGGGGTTTTCTCCGGCAACTTCAAGGCGGACGAACTTGGCAGCTACATCGTGAGCGTGGCGGAGTCGGCCGGCGGGGGAGCGAAGAGGATCGCGACCAGCGGGTTCTCGATCCCCTATCCGCCGGAGTATCGCCAGGCAGCGGCGAACTCGGCGCTGCTGACGGCGGCGAGCGCCCTGACGGGGGGCGAGGCCCTGGCGCGGCCCGTGGATGCCCTGCGGCCTGTGCCGAACCCAGGGGAGACGCTCACCGACCTTTGGCCCTGGTTCCTCCTTGCCAGCCTGCTGCTGCTACCGTTCGACGTGGGCGTGCGTCGCGTGGCCTTGCCGCTGAAGGCGATCCTGGCGGGGGCGCTGGCTCGGCTACACCCGAACAGGGCACCGCAGACCGCGCCGGAGACCATGGCCCGGCTTCGCCAGGCGAAGTCGAGGGTGACGCCCGCAGAGGCTGGCCCGACCGCGGGCCAGAAGCCTCCTGCCCCGGCTCCAAGGGTCGAACCTCGGGCCGGAACTCCCCATGCCCCTCAAGATTCGCCGCCCGGCTCGACTGCCGGACGCCTGTTGGACGCGAAGCGACAGAAGCGGGCCGGACGCAACCCGTAA
- a CDS encoding BatA and WFA domain-containing protein, with the protein MNFQNPVALAWFLPLATVVVALYLLRMRRRNVRVPAVFLWPQQTEEVRANSLFQRLRFSWLLVLQLLALALVAIAFARPQVVERGLAGKVTVIVLDASASMGSTDVGPSRFEAARAVAGKMIEEAVAGDRLALIEAGPVPRVVFPLGAEAARQKQRLKELEVTDGPADLGEALRLAAGLVSSTQGAKIVVLSDGSFPQVNDFSPGQAGVLYQKFGQSGENLAVSSLGSATTASGRQAYCGVRNFGLAAAETVLTIKADGQAIDSRKVRVEPGQTSGTTVDVPSGAKVLTAEIENGGVLKADDFAVELLDPGANLRVLMVGKADVFLQKALSLDPRVTLDFAERLPESARPDGSGTGYDIVIFDGAAEEPVKARGVLTLGVPGAPSPAKAGGTATNLEFVSAKDHPLLRGVDFTGVYIETATRLEPKAMGSVLAETKSGPLLVVANGRPRQVLLGFSPLDSDFPLNVGFPIFVGNVLDYLGGKGTTGDVAVRVGQAFALPANGQPQARLRGPGGEQVELAAKDDRFDFRGLGKAGVYELTAGNKKRTVYAVLRDEEESDTRPRDRLALAGSTVTAAQSTQRLGDVWKPIVLLTLLVLACEWWLFARKS; encoded by the coding sequence ATGAACTTCCAGAACCCGGTCGCGCTGGCTTGGTTCCTGCCGCTCGCGACCGTCGTGGTCGCGCTCTACCTCTTGCGCATGCGGCGTCGGAACGTCCGCGTGCCCGCCGTCTTTCTCTGGCCGCAGCAGACTGAGGAAGTCCGCGCCAACTCGCTCTTCCAGCGGCTTCGCTTCAGCTGGCTCCTCGTCCTGCAGCTCCTCGCGCTCGCCTTGGTCGCGATTGCCTTTGCGCGTCCGCAGGTGGTGGAGCGGGGCCTGGCGGGAAAGGTGACGGTCATCGTGCTCGACGCGAGCGCGAGCATGGGATCGACCGATGTCGGCCCTTCGCGCTTCGAGGCGGCGCGTGCGGTCGCGGGCAAGATGATCGAGGAAGCGGTCGCGGGCGACCGTCTCGCCCTGATCGAGGCGGGCCCCGTCCCTCGCGTCGTCTTCCCGCTCGGGGCCGAGGCGGCCCGCCAGAAGCAGCGCCTCAAGGAACTGGAGGTGACCGACGGGCCAGCCGACCTCGGAGAGGCCCTTCGCCTGGCGGCGGGCCTCGTCTCCAGCACCCAAGGGGCCAAGATCGTGGTGTTGAGCGACGGCTCGTTCCCGCAGGTAAACGACTTCTCGCCGGGCCAAGCGGGCGTGCTCTACCAGAAGTTCGGGCAATCGGGCGAGAACCTGGCCGTCTCCTCTTTGGGCAGCGCGACGACCGCAAGCGGTCGGCAAGCTTATTGCGGCGTCCGCAACTTTGGCCTCGCCGCCGCGGAGACTGTGCTGACGATCAAGGCGGACGGCCAGGCCATCGATTCGCGCAAAGTCCGCGTCGAACCGGGCCAGACCTCCGGCACGACGGTGGACGTGCCCTCGGGGGCAAAGGTGTTGACAGCCGAGATCGAGAACGGCGGCGTCCTCAAAGCGGACGATTTCGCGGTCGAACTGCTCGACCCAGGCGCGAACCTGCGCGTGTTGATGGTGGGGAAGGCGGACGTCTTCCTGCAGAAGGCGCTCTCGCTCGACCCCCGCGTGACGCTCGACTTCGCGGAGCGGCTTCCGGAATCGGCCCGGCCGGACGGGTCGGGCACGGGCTATGACATCGTCATCTTTGACGGAGCGGCCGAAGAGCCGGTCAAGGCGCGGGGGGTCTTGACCCTCGGCGTCCCGGGGGCCCCCTCACCGGCGAAGGCGGGCGGCACGGCGACGAACTTGGAGTTCGTCTCGGCCAAGGACCATCCCCTGCTGAGAGGGGTGGACTTTACGGGCGTCTACATCGAGACGGCGACGCGGCTTGAGCCGAAGGCGATGGGCAGCGTGCTTGCCGAGACGAAGTCCGGCCCGCTCCTGGTCGTGGCGAACGGGCGGCCGCGCCAAGTGTTGCTCGGCTTCAGCCCGCTCGACTCGGACTTCCCGTTGAACGTCGGCTTTCCGATCTTCGTGGGCAACGTGCTGGACTATCTTGGCGGCAAGGGGACCACGGGCGACGTCGCCGTCCGGGTCGGGCAAGCCTTCGCACTGCCGGCCAACGGCCAACCCCAGGCGCGGTTGCGCGGGCCGGGAGGCGAACAGGTGGAGCTCGCCGCAAAGGACGACCGCTTCGACTTTCGCGGGCTTGGTAAGGCCGGGGTCTATGAGCTCACCGCCGGCAACAAGAAGCGGACGGTCTACGCCGTTCTGCGCGACGAGGAAGAGAGCGACACCAGGCCGCGCGACCGGCTGGCCCTCGCGGGCTCGACCGTGACGGCCGCCCAGTCGACCCAGAGGCTCGGCGATGTCTGGAAGCCCATCGTCCTCCTGACCTTGCTCGTCCTCGCGTGCGAGTGGTGGCTCTTCGCGAGGAAGTCGTGA
- a CDS encoding DUF58 domain-containing protein, which yields MTVLAPAELRLLEGARLSPRKRFPGRVRGERLTQARGISVEFSDYRQYAAGDDLRHLDWNVLARFGHAVTKTYRDEEDLAVHILLDASESMAFGEPEKFDAARGLACALGLVALNGGDAVMPRRLGERDTPRGALRGRAAFLRLANWANGVVPEGHASLAEGLRSFVKSRARTGLVALVTDGMDPEVFDALRMLGGRGHEVWLLQVLSAIELDPDLEGDLRLIDSESEVGKDVTVNSLAMREYRARLAEHNGRLLEECRRLGGRYALVPAERPLVQTVRDVFRREGWFE from the coding sequence ATGACGGTCCTCGCCCCCGCCGAGCTGCGGTTGCTGGAAGGAGCGCGGCTTTCTCCGCGCAAGCGGTTCCCAGGGCGGGTCCGCGGCGAGCGGCTCACCCAGGCGCGCGGTATCAGCGTCGAGTTCAGCGACTATCGCCAGTACGCGGCGGGCGACGACTTGCGCCACCTGGATTGGAACGTCCTCGCCCGATTCGGCCACGCCGTGACGAAGACCTACCGCGACGAGGAGGACCTGGCCGTCCACATCTTGCTCGATGCGAGCGAAAGCATGGCCTTCGGGGAGCCCGAGAAGTTCGACGCGGCGCGGGGGTTGGCCTGCGCGCTCGGCCTCGTCGCCTTGAACGGGGGGGACGCGGTGATGCCCCGCCGGCTGGGAGAACGGGACACTCCACGGGGCGCGCTCCGCGGCCGCGCCGCCTTCTTGAGGTTGGCCAACTGGGCGAACGGCGTCGTGCCAGAGGGGCACGCCTCCCTGGCCGAAGGGTTGCGCAGCTTTGTGAAGAGCCGGGCGCGCACGGGCCTGGTCGCGCTCGTGACGGACGGGATGGACCCTGAGGTGTTTGATGCCCTGCGCATGCTCGGCGGGCGCGGCCACGAGGTCTGGCTCCTCCAGGTGCTCAGCGCGATCGAACTCGACCCGGACTTAGAAGGCGACCTGCGCCTGATCGACTCCGAATCGGAAGTCGGCAAGGACGTTACCGTCAACTCGCTCGCCATGCGCGAGTACCGGGCGCGGCTGGCCGAGCACAACGGTCGGCTACTGGAGGAGTGCCGCCGCCTAGGCGGGCGGTATGCCCTGGTCCCGGCGGAGCGGCCGCTCGTCCAGACCGTGCGCGACGTCTTTCGGCGAGAGGGGTGGTTCGAATGA